ATCCTATTCACACTAGCAGATGCTCAGACATCACCAAATTTCAGTGTCATTGGTGTTGTTATGATATCTGGTGCTTTGGTCATGGATTCTTTTCTGGGAAATCTCCAAGAAGCAATCTTCACTATGAACCCTGAGACCACACAGGTGAATCAATTTTACATGCCAAAATTGAGATTAAACTTTCATATATTACTGCATTAAGTCCTTTCATTTGACATCATAATACACGATTGAATGTCGTTGTAAAAGTTGAAATATCGAGACGAACTTTCATGGAAAAGGATCCTCAGTGATAAAGCGAGGGGATTAATCACTattgaatttataatttctatTATTTGTGAGTCTCACTATCGTAATTTAAAAGTGATTAGATACTTACGATTTCACTTTACTAACTTTCTCACTTTAAAAGATACCGCCACATCAATAGTTAAACTTTCTTTCAGTTTTGAATCAAAATAAACTTTATGATTAAATATAAGTAACATTCTTTACTTGATCATTTTCACTGCTAACACAGATGGAGATGCTATTCTGCTCTACAGTGGTGGGTTTGCCTTTCTTAATCCCTCCCATGCTTTTGACAGGAGAATTATTCAAAGCATGGACTTCATGCTCACaggttaaaaaaaatttggaataaAACAATCTCCTTTTGTTTCCCCACAAACACTTAACAACACTTACTATACACattacttttaatttattaaaagaatCACTCTTTTCTTGTCCTTTCAGCATCCCTATGTTTATGGTGTGTTGGTTTTTGAAGCAATGGCCACATTCATAGGCCAAGTCTCTGTCCTTTCCCTCATTGCCATTTTTGGTGCTGCCACCACAGCCATGGTAAGTGTAAATATGaaatctttctctctctcacaagCTTTTCCTTTTTCCAATTATGTCTAGTTTGTACCATTATTACTATACCGCTCCTATAACATTAATAACTCTCATATGTGGAAAATGCAGAGAGCACCATAAGGTAAGGTTCTTTAATGCTACTAATAAATGGCCAAAGATTTCACCTTTTTCAATACCAAGTTTGACTTTTAATTGAAACTTGGTTTTGTTACTCAATTGAATAGTACTATGATTTGGAACTGGAAAACTTTGTTGCCCAAATTTATGGAAAAATGATTAGGagttctatcttatctttttaatttctaaataaagaaagttttgatttttttttatctttttgatattcttaaaaaataacatatatatttaaatttttacccaTTTAAGTATCAGGAGGATAATTAGGACTCTAATCATCACTACATATTCTCTTCATTtctcaaaaaagaaaattttgaatttttttttgaaagctttCAAAATAATTAAGATATATGATTACTCAAAAGTTCAACAATTTTGCTAAAATACCAAGTCATCAACACATAATTAGCATCAtggaaattttattatttttcaggcagcatattaaaaaaataaagataaaattgctTGCATAATATTTCAACCATTATATTTATGTGGTCCCAACTTATTTCCCTTCATAGAATTCCTTGTAAGATAAGGATTCACTTTGTgacaaaagaaaatataaatattgtaCAATATTTCAATTTTAGTCCCCAAACAAGAAAAAACCCACCAAAATATCAATTTTGGTTATATTATGATTGTGATTATCCTGGGGATGTGGTCCcaactttattaattaattaataataataataataatttacttaCTATCCTCCATTGAAATTTTATGTGACAGATAACAACAGCAAGAAAGGCAGTGACATTGCTACTCTCATATTTGATATTTACAAAGCCATTAACAGAACAACATGGAAGTGGACTCTTACTCATAGCTATGGGAATCACATTGAAAATGTTGCctgataataatagtaataacaacAAACCAATTAAGAAGAAGGCTTtaaccccttcttcttcttcttcttccaatggCATTAGTGTAAAATCAGATGCTGATGAAGAGTTGGGAGTCATGGCAGGTTCTGAGGGAGAGTATGATGAAGAAAAGAGGCCATTGGTGTAACTACTAACTAGCTATAAATATATGgctcaaatttaatttgttcacaatacgatttttatttttattttttttatgtcttaGCATTTTCGTCTAATGCCATAGGTAATAGAGAAAATAAATTGATGcccaattaataatttttatgatatatatagtTCTTTTCACATTTcaatccctctttttttttttctttttttttgtgtatttctGTCTAagtgtttatataaaatataaacgcATGCAGTTGAACTTTAAACTCCCTTTCATGATTTCAGAAGGAAATATAAAGAGATGGAGAAAtgaaaaaatagaacaaaatttaatatttttaatgaaaaaattttaatggGGTGCTTGGTTTacgtttattttttctttttatttttagtattttttttaatttttagtttattttatttccaaaattttataagaaaaagaaagaacaataaaaataataaaaataaaattagaaaataaaattaaaaaatcaactggattata
The sequence above is drawn from the Arachis hypogaea cultivar Tifrunner chromosome 4, arahy.Tifrunner.gnm2.J5K5, whole genome shotgun sequence genome and encodes:
- the LOC112797388 gene encoding UDP-galactose/UDP-glucose transporter 2, with product MKNEEQVRSLFGISLSDRPRWQQFLICSSGFFFGYLVNGICEEYVYNRLHFSYGWYFTFIQGFVYLFLIYLQGFTSKQMVNPWKTYVKLSAVLMGSHGLTKGSLAFLNYPAQIMFKSTKVLPVMIMGAFIPGLRRKYPLHEYISAILLVVGLILFTLADAQTSPNFSVIGVVMISGALVMDSFLGNLQEAIFTMNPETTQMEMLFCSTVVGLPFLIPPMLLTGELFKAWTSCSQHPYVYGVLVFEAMATFIGQVSVLSLIAIFGAATTAMITTARKAVTLLLSYLIFTKPLTEQHGSGLLLIAMGITLKMLPDNNSNNNKPIKKKALTPSSSSSSNGISVKSDADEELGVMAGSEGEYDEEKRPLV